A window of the Bacteriovorax sp. PP10 genome harbors these coding sequences:
- a CDS encoding nucleotidyl transferase family protein, whose protein sequence is MMKLSAFLFLIALTATSCSQFDIHRIPSDDSSSTTQTISKELIGIYTGTFDPPTNSHKKIMMLAIEKYHVNQLNIYVNISGTKDFKTSYLEREAMIAGMLGKNFSKVKIMPILQENKEDVIAAVDEGPGIQTLQFSGQDSFDTMPADIVRARNRRWVVIPRGDSPVNIPDNSHVDVIDPIDDTSSSQIRKLIAENRLDEANIDPFVADYIRKKHLYIPLEGSAAEVKLEMYERVFTQYMKELKALRPDLNLEDVVLPKYLPEQSISAWPTKFTNLIMTKESMVGAPAENYRIFSTNLLNKILLDVSKPTPPATSPCDPSQFIHMFQ, encoded by the coding sequence ATGATGAAGCTATCTGCATTCTTATTTTTAATTGCGCTGACGGCAACGAGTTGTTCTCAATTCGATATTCACCGCATCCCTTCTGATGACTCTTCATCAACGACTCAAACTATTTCTAAGGAACTCATCGGGATCTACACCGGAACCTTCGATCCACCAACTAATTCTCATAAAAAAATCATGATGCTGGCGATTGAAAAATATCATGTCAACCAGCTCAATATTTACGTTAATATTTCAGGTACCAAAGACTTCAAAACGTCTTACCTGGAAAGAGAGGCCATGATTGCAGGAATGCTTGGTAAAAACTTCTCTAAAGTAAAAATCATGCCTATCCTTCAAGAAAACAAAGAAGACGTTATCGCTGCAGTTGATGAAGGCCCAGGGATTCAAACGCTTCAGTTCAGTGGCCAGGACTCATTCGATACAATGCCAGCAGATATTGTCCGCGCACGCAATAGAAGATGGGTCGTTATCCCAAGAGGTGACTCTCCGGTTAATATTCCAGATAATAGTCATGTTGATGTCATAGATCCTATTGATGACACTTCTTCATCGCAAATCCGAAAATTGATTGCTGAAAATCGCCTGGATGAAGCTAATATTGACCCTTTTGTCGCCGATTATATTCGTAAGAAGCATTTATATATTCCACTTGAAGGCAGCGCTGCTGAAGTCAAATTAGAGATGTATGAAAGAGTCTTTACGCAATATATGAAAGAACTAAAGGCCCTAAGACCTGACTTAAATCTTGAAGATGTCGTTTTGCCTAAGTATTTACCGGAACAATCAATATCAGCATGGCCGACAAAATTTACAAATCTTATTATGACTAAAGAAAGTATGGTTGGTGCGCCTGCTGAAAACTACAGAATTTTTTCTACGAATCTACTTAATAAAATCCTATTAGATGTTTCGAAGCCTACTCCACCAGCAACATCACCTTGTGACCCATCTCAATTCATTCATATGTTTCAATAG
- a CDS encoding substrate-binding periplasmic protein: MKSFLLLPFIFISANIYAAPLKIAFGEIRPPYIFEDSNKNLTGIEFDIIREALLLGGHTISYNRLPNNRLQLAISKMNYDVAVGMLGQFPLLYSSEYMEVKNYAVAKVSKGVKLTSISDLNKYSVGAWPTAWMNSGEEYKKMFAPDAKGNFAANYSEPLNSETRSKMFWRDRFDVVITNKVTFQFYKKSLASSFNTSADVIYYDLFKENLKFRVVFKDEKVRDSFESGLRQLKRNKRYLRIFQYYIQ, encoded by the coding sequence TTGAAATCATTCTTATTGCTACCTTTTATTTTTATTTCAGCAAATATTTATGCAGCCCCCCTAAAGATCGCCTTTGGGGAAATTAGACCTCCTTATATTTTTGAGGACAGCAATAAAAATTTAACTGGGATTGAGTTTGATATTATCAGAGAGGCCTTGTTACTTGGCGGGCATACTATTAGTTATAACAGATTACCTAACAATCGTTTGCAACTGGCCATTAGTAAAATGAATTATGATGTGGCCGTAGGGATGTTAGGACAGTTTCCATTATTGTACTCTAGTGAATACATGGAAGTTAAAAACTACGCAGTCGCTAAAGTCAGTAAAGGAGTTAAGTTAACTAGCATTAGTGATTTAAATAAATACTCAGTTGGAGCATGGCCTACGGCATGGATGAATTCTGGAGAAGAGTATAAAAAAATGTTCGCTCCAGATGCGAAAGGAAATTTTGCAGCAAACTACTCGGAGCCATTAAATAGTGAGACTCGAAGTAAAATGTTCTGGCGTGACCGCTTTGATGTTGTGATTACTAACAAAGTGACTTTTCAATTTTATAAAAAATCATTAGCGAGTTCTTTCAATACAAGTGCAGATGTCATTTATTATGATCTGTTTAAAGAGAATCTTAAATTCAGAGTGGTCTTTAAGGATGAGAAAGTTCGCGATTCATTTGAAAGCGGATTAAGACAATTGAAAAGAAATAAAAGATATCTAAGAATTTTTCAATATTATATTCAGTAA
- a CDS encoding MepB family protein has translation MNQSFWTSIDSLPEDLLLSKELVYDKCSYTCSLPVSEAESSEYGAHEFKLNNLAIKFRIAKTTPTKIGQFVTLWKRSKAGPIAPFDLSDKIDFFIISTRKGKRLGLFIFPKAVLCEHGIVSTKTTEGKRAIRVYPSWDKTESKQAQKTQKWQLNYFLEIPEKDIVDIKQAKALLS, from the coding sequence ATGAATCAATCTTTCTGGACCTCTATTGACTCTCTTCCTGAAGACCTTCTTCTGTCCAAGGAACTCGTTTATGACAAATGTTCATATACATGCTCCCTTCCTGTTTCAGAAGCTGAGAGCAGTGAATATGGCGCTCACGAATTCAAACTCAATAACCTTGCAATTAAATTTCGAATCGCTAAAACGACTCCTACTAAAATAGGACAATTTGTGACGTTGTGGAAGAGAAGCAAGGCCGGGCCAATTGCACCTTTTGATCTTTCAGACAAAATAGATTTTTTTATTATAAGCACGAGAAAAGGAAAACGCCTGGGACTCTTCATATTCCCCAAAGCAGTCTTGTGTGAGCATGGAATTGTTTCAACTAAAACTACTGAAGGGAAACGTGCCATAAGGGTTTATCCATCATGGGATAAAACAGAAAGCAAACAAGCTCAGAAGACTCAAAAATGGCAATTGAATTACTTCCTGGAAATTCCTGAGAAAGATATTGTTGATATTAAACAGGCTAAAGCGCTTTTAAGTTAA
- a CDS encoding trypsin-like serine protease: protein MFIRLIAMVACTLLTLSAEAIVNGKDEAGMPAVVMLEGGGGVCSGSIVGLNPLTVITAKHCAYYGAIQLKGTAPAKVVFDKFPTKVFNPARGDSPGDIVILIYPQELSKEFNLSKEELFTVAPLSLKLHDSVSFCGYGSTNLDAKNITDNRKKRCGQNNLIIESEQYVFQDNYNRVVNSKDFTDLSPRELSEFLQTTTQFVLSQYEVGSRLAVELVSDPSLSVPAGGDSGGPWFVKSEDSRLHLIGVHSIVYQSPKMSAIAAGFSWKLDHPWVKQLLLKAALEGADINGIDELK from the coding sequence ATGTTTATCCGTCTCATCGCCATGGTTGCCTGCACTTTATTAACTCTCTCTGCAGAGGCAATTGTTAATGGCAAGGATGAAGCTGGAATGCCAGCAGTGGTTATGCTTGAAGGTGGGGGCGGAGTTTGCTCAGGCTCGATCGTCGGATTAAATCCACTCACTGTGATAACTGCAAAACATTGTGCTTATTATGGCGCGATTCAATTAAAAGGCACAGCTCCGGCCAAAGTTGTCTTCGATAAATTTCCAACAAAAGTTTTTAATCCGGCCCGAGGTGATAGCCCAGGTGATATCGTTATATTGATTTATCCACAAGAGCTTTCAAAAGAATTTAATCTATCGAAAGAGGAGCTCTTCACGGTAGCGCCATTAAGTCTAAAGTTACATGATTCAGTTTCTTTTTGTGGTTATGGCTCAACAAATCTTGATGCAAAAAATATCACAGATAATAGAAAGAAGCGTTGTGGGCAAAATAATTTGATTATTGAAAGCGAGCAATACGTTTTTCAAGATAATTACAATCGTGTAGTTAACAGCAAGGACTTTACTGATTTATCACCAAGAGAACTTAGTGAATTTTTACAAACAACAACTCAATTCGTTCTTTCTCAATATGAAGTAGGGTCTCGGTTAGCTGTAGAATTAGTGAGTGATCCTAGCTTGTCAGTTCCAGCTGGTGGCGATTCTGGCGGGCCTTGGTTTGTTAAGAGTGAAGATAGCCGTCTTCATTTGATTGGAGTGCATTCTATTGTTTATCAATCACCAAAGATGTCTGCGATTGCAGCAGGATTTTCTTGGAAACTAGATCACCCTTGGGTAAAGCAACTTCTTCTTAAAGCAGCATTAGAAGGCGCAGATATAAATGGAATTGATGAGTTGAAATAA
- a CDS encoding S8 family serine peptidase, whose amino-acid sequence MNIKALTLFTVLLSTSAQAFIPMEDREALQVEGMSLTPFWATEYIGADLVKEDMALRSDVKRVPFSIYDIGFEKEFINNPLNINVDIAKNRSRKVTAHHGTNVANIINGEGLQSVSTIIDYVQLKNVAPAIYFSSAVKELMSLENKPMVISNSVGWSGAKLVADLAQKVDQERIVWVLAAGNEYPEAMDPIENEAAVVLVGSYSPFGQQTVYSQESSKLAILAPADEYMAATDGKGVKGTFGATSGATPLVSATIANAKSIMPSLNREQSVTLIKKTAIRSLSFYYRENKTALLNSYKFFNAVSEIKETCGDDLACIDKEINNFQDLKHKKFHKNTIAKEYCSGASSVMTTKALNNLRRDFLQSPEDTKLADLLSCVYKKAGYDLNADYYENIKLTYTNPRALQEKIKVRANQAILNDYQNSSALRDVELLDEKFSNLLLEISSSDAGIGRAWAKIFQERVEQTSRVNLKAL is encoded by the coding sequence ATGAATATTAAAGCACTAACCCTATTTACAGTACTGTTATCAACTTCAGCGCAAGCATTTATTCCAATGGAAGACCGAGAGGCCTTACAGGTTGAAGGAATGTCGCTAACGCCTTTTTGGGCCACAGAATACATTGGTGCAGATTTAGTTAAAGAAGATATGGCCCTTCGATCAGATGTGAAGAGAGTGCCATTTTCTATTTATGATATCGGGTTTGAAAAAGAGTTTATCAATAATCCATTAAATATTAATGTCGATATTGCCAAGAACAGATCAAGAAAAGTCACTGCTCACCATGGGACAAATGTCGCCAATATTATCAATGGCGAGGGGCTTCAGTCTGTTTCAACTATTATTGATTATGTTCAATTGAAAAACGTAGCACCTGCTATTTATTTTTCAAGCGCTGTTAAAGAACTCATGTCATTAGAAAATAAACCCATGGTTATTTCTAACTCTGTTGGGTGGTCAGGAGCAAAGCTCGTCGCTGATCTGGCCCAAAAAGTAGATCAAGAAAGAATTGTTTGGGTTTTAGCTGCCGGTAACGAATACCCGGAAGCAATGGATCCCATTGAAAACGAAGCTGCAGTTGTATTGGTTGGATCTTATTCTCCCTTTGGTCAACAAACAGTTTACTCACAAGAATCAAGCAAGCTCGCAATCCTTGCACCGGCAGATGAATATATGGCCGCGACTGATGGTAAAGGTGTGAAAGGAACATTCGGAGCAACGAGTGGGGCCACGCCATTAGTTTCAGCGACTATTGCGAATGCAAAATCGATTATGCCAAGTCTTAATCGTGAGCAGTCTGTGACTTTGATTAAAAAAACAGCAATTAGATCTTTAAGTTTTTATTATAGAGAAAATAAGACAGCACTTTTAAATTCATACAAATTCTTTAATGCTGTAAGCGAAATTAAAGAAACTTGCGGTGATGACCTTGCTTGTATCGATAAAGAGATTAATAACTTTCAAGATTTGAAACATAAAAAGTTTCATAAAAATACTATCGCTAAAGAATACTGCTCGGGTGCGAGTTCGGTTATGACTACCAAAGCATTAAATAACTTGAGAAGAGATTTTTTACAATCTCCCGAAGATACAAAGCTAGCTGACTTGCTTTCATGCGTGTATAAAAAAGCAGGTTATGATCTTAATGCTGATTACTATGAAAATATTAAATTAACATACACAAACCCACGTGCTCTTCAAGAAAAGATTAAAGTGAGAGCGAATCAGGCCATTCTTAATGATTATCAAAATAGTTCGGCGTTGAGAGATGTAGAACTACTTGATGAGAAGTTTTCAAATTTATTATTAGAAATTTCAAGTTCAGATGCAGGGATTGGTAGAGCTTGGGCCAAAATTTTCCAGGAAAGAGTAGAGCAGACTTCTAGAGTTAACTTAAAAGCGCTTTAG
- a CDS encoding FMN-binding negative transcriptional regulator produces MYLPAHFEATDLKLMSSFIEEYSFGTLVTNANNEINANHYPFLIEHADEITLWTHVAKNNPQWKNLKQASDCLLIFNGPHAYISPVYYENKLNVPTWNYTAVHLNCETEVVEDLYEQKRLMKNLVANFETKNQTDWKYELPEDFHQKLFNAIVWLKFKVKKIDGKFKLSQNRDKADYQKVLAEFSTRQSENDQELFKYMKLTMPEKMK; encoded by the coding sequence ATGTACCTACCTGCCCATTTTGAAGCAACAGACTTAAAGTTGATGAGTTCTTTCATTGAAGAGTACTCTTTCGGAACTCTCGTCACTAATGCCAACAATGAGATCAATGCCAATCACTATCCTTTCTTAATTGAGCATGCTGATGAAATCACTTTATGGACTCACGTAGCTAAAAATAATCCTCAATGGAAGAATTTAAAACAAGCAAGCGACTGTCTATTAATCTTTAATGGCCCTCATGCTTATATCTCTCCAGTTTATTATGAAAATAAACTAAATGTTCCAACATGGAACTACACTGCTGTTCATTTAAACTGTGAAACTGAAGTCGTAGAAGACTTATATGAACAAAAACGTCTGATGAAAAATTTGGTAGCAAATTTTGAAACTAAAAATCAGACAGACTGGAAGTATGAACTTCCAGAAGATTTTCACCAGAAGCTGTTTAATGCTATTGTATGGTTAAAATTTAAAGTGAAGAAGATTGATGGGAAATTTAAACTAAGTCAGAATCGCGATAAGGCCGATTATCAAAAAGTACTTGCTGAGTTTTCGACAAGACAGTCAGAAAATGATCAGGAGCTCTTTAAGTATATGAAGCTGACAATGCCTGAGAAAATGAAATAG
- a CDS encoding multidrug effflux MFS transporter, whose product MQQNKKSHATLILILGSLTALSPFSIDMYLSAFPQMAHAFNTNVAEVSLTLSSYFIGLASGQLFYGPVMDRFGRKKPLYFGLIIYILASIACALSNSINSLIAFRFLQAVGGCAASVGSFAMVRDLFEPKESAKVFSMLILILGVSPLLAPTIGGYLAVHSGWASVFVVLAAIAIIILTVVFFKLPESHKADTSHVLHPMPIIRNYLSILREPQFYTYAISGAIGFSGLFVYLAASPTIFMEIFGVSEQTYGWIFAFIAMGLIGMSQVNVLLIKKFSNESILLSSLLALTVASFIFLICSYFDWYNLYSVVGTMFVFLCCIGLSNPNSASLAMAPFGSKAGSAAAMLGFLQMAAGALVSVCVGVLKAQQLFPVAGIFVGTSVIAVLILVWGSKNIVNKVASDPNSVEVMAH is encoded by the coding sequence TTGCAGCAGAATAAAAAAAGTCACGCGACACTTATATTGATTCTGGGCTCTTTAACCGCCCTTTCACCCTTTTCAATTGATATGTACTTATCGGCCTTCCCTCAGATGGCCCATGCGTTTAATACCAACGTTGCAGAAGTTTCACTCACTCTTTCAAGTTACTTTATTGGTCTGGCCTCAGGTCAGTTATTTTACGGCCCGGTGATGGATCGTTTTGGACGTAAAAAACCACTTTATTTTGGTCTTATCATTTACATCCTGGCCTCAATTGCATGTGCCCTTTCAAACTCTATTAATTCACTGATTGCTTTTAGATTTCTTCAGGCCGTTGGTGGTTGTGCTGCCAGTGTTGGATCATTTGCCATGGTCAGAGATTTATTTGAACCAAAAGAAAGTGCAAAAGTTTTCTCAATGCTTATTTTAATTTTAGGAGTTTCACCACTTCTTGCTCCAACGATTGGTGGTTACCTGGCCGTGCATTCAGGCTGGGCCTCGGTGTTTGTTGTACTCGCAGCGATCGCCATTATTATTTTAACCGTAGTCTTTTTTAAATTACCCGAAAGTCATAAAGCGGATACATCTCACGTTCTTCACCCGATGCCGATTATAAGAAACTATCTTTCAATCCTTCGTGAGCCTCAATTTTACACTTATGCAATTTCTGGAGCTATTGGTTTTTCCGGACTCTTTGTTTACCTTGCTGCCTCTCCTACCATCTTCATGGAAATTTTCGGAGTAAGTGAACAAACTTATGGTTGGATCTTTGCTTTCATCGCTATGGGATTAATTGGTATGAGTCAGGTCAATGTTCTACTCATTAAAAAATTCTCAAACGAAAGTATTCTTCTTTCTTCACTACTAGCATTAACAGTTGCAAGTTTCATCTTCTTAATCTGCTCATACTTTGATTGGTATAATCTCTACAGTGTAGTGGGAACGATGTTTGTCTTTCTATGCTGTATTGGACTTTCAAATCCTAACTCTGCTTCACTTGCGATGGCGCCATTTGGTTCAAAAGCAGGAAGTGCTGCTGCGATGTTAGGCTTCTTGCAAATGGCAGCAGGAGCTCTGGTTTCGGTCTGTGTAGGAGTCTTAAAGGCCCAACAACTTTTCCCTGTAGCAGGGATTTTTGTCGGGACTTCAGTGATTGCAGTACTTATTTTAGTTTGGGGAAGTAAAAATATTGTGAACAAAGTTGCGAGTGATCCCAACTCTGTTGAAGTGATGGCCCATTAA
- a CDS encoding S1 family peptidase, whose translation MRYLGLAIFALLPLIQSCDSSSLQQDSKIVSANLINGTAIKAHDPAAKFAVLLRSNSSYCSGSLIAPNIVLTAAHCFNKSEPVSVVTAQANSSVTKEIKVRHIFRHPKWKFGNDINEAGDVALLELERPVDSTYKPIALYDGPLPSNYESFPLEAYGYSLYTENSSIDLTDYFKDITRDSYTNGSPTNKLNGKLLTATDSPYNTENHFIFAEQLTGGMCSGDSGGPMVVNINGERIQIGVFNSMVSTKGGDIDCSSYSIAAYLQPYLEWINKTLRENKLAPIVTKSFATSEAITNVENPDTYCVYAKTNDIAFLESVKEQIVNNVCDKNIIMELEKAIGVAAEYCTTDLARNYQDALRATLKSVSANCQADVKD comes from the coding sequence ATGCGCTATTTAGGATTGGCAATCTTTGCTTTACTACCTCTTATCCAAAGTTGTGATTCTTCTTCCCTACAACAAGATTCAAAAATCGTTTCAGCAAATCTTATTAATGGAACGGCCATCAAGGCCCATGACCCTGCTGCAAAATTTGCTGTCTTACTCCGCTCTAATAGTAGTTATTGCAGTGGAAGTCTTATTGCTCCAAACATAGTACTCACTGCTGCCCATTGTTTTAATAAGTCGGAACCTGTTTCTGTAGTCACTGCGCAGGCAAACTCGAGCGTCACTAAGGAGATTAAAGTTCGTCATATTTTCAGGCATCCAAAATGGAAATTTGGCAATGATATTAATGAGGCCGGTGATGTGGCCCTTCTTGAGCTTGAGAGACCAGTTGATTCGACTTATAAACCGATTGCTTTATATGATGGTCCGTTGCCTTCAAACTATGAATCGTTTCCACTTGAAGCTTACGGATATAGCCTTTATACAGAGAATTCAAGTATTGATCTAACTGACTATTTTAAAGATATCACGCGAGACAGTTACACCAATGGCTCTCCTACTAATAAACTTAATGGAAAGCTTCTGACAGCGACTGACAGTCCGTACAACACTGAAAATCATTTTATTTTTGCAGAACAGCTGACTGGTGGAATGTGCTCTGGTGATTCCGGCGGACCAATGGTGGTGAATATAAATGGAGAAAGAATACAGATAGGCGTTTTTAATTCTATGGTTAGTACAAAAGGTGGTGACATAGATTGTAGTTCATATTCAATTGCAGCTTACTTACAACCCTATCTTGAATGGATCAATAAAACGCTACGTGAAAATAAACTAGCGCCTATTGTGACTAAAAGCTTTGCAACTTCAGAGGCCATTACTAATGTAGAGAACCCTGATACTTATTGTGTCTATGCTAAAACTAACGACATCGCTTTTCTAGAAAGTGTAAAAGAACAAATTGTGAATAACGTCTGCGATAAGAACATCATTATGGAGCTTGAGAAAGCTATCGGAGTTGCGGCAGAGTATTGCACGACCGACCTTGCTCGCAACTACCAGGATGCTTTAAGAGCTACGCTAAAAAGTGTTTCGGCAAACTGCCAAGCTGATGTTAAGGATTAA
- a CDS encoding C1 family peptidase, producing MFKFLMILTVLTSQSWAKSVDLRSDMSAIRYQGDRNTCSVFAATSLMEFLIKKTTGQALDLSEQYNYWSAKQNVLTNNTLQFYAHVDGLAGFLAVDGYKYGSALETEWTYADKSPFQLNEPQCINTNQPDSTCFTGTPPANMKTLPYTIKPISIEREKIGEFILQKKLPVVMNIKWCYSAVDKNGDYRMPTEAELSQCAGHVITLVGYDSDLKRFIFRNSWGTTWGNQGYGTIPEEYIVKHCEVCENLKFLDQYNAEEKEMILKSSRGTSGSLLTSGKAQ from the coding sequence ATGTTTAAATTTCTAATGATCCTTACAGTGCTTACTTCTCAATCTTGGGCAAAGTCTGTTGATTTGCGCTCTGATATGTCGGCCATCCGCTATCAAGGTGATAGAAATACATGTAGCGTTTTTGCAGCTACATCATTAATGGAATTCTTAATCAAAAAGACAACGGGTCAGGCACTCGACCTTTCTGAGCAATATAATTACTGGTCAGCAAAGCAAAACGTTTTAACCAACAACACACTACAGTTCTATGCTCATGTTGATGGACTTGCAGGTTTCCTGGCCGTTGATGGTTACAAGTATGGTAGCGCTCTTGAAACAGAATGGACTTACGCAGACAAAAGTCCGTTTCAGTTAAATGAGCCTCAATGTATAAATACCAATCAACCAGACAGCACTTGTTTTACAGGAACTCCGCCTGCAAACATGAAAACTCTTCCTTACACAATTAAACCGATCTCAATTGAGAGAGAAAAAATTGGTGAATTCATCCTTCAGAAAAAATTGCCAGTCGTGATGAATATCAAGTGGTGCTACTCTGCTGTTGATAAAAATGGTGATTATCGTATGCCTACAGAAGCTGAGCTTTCTCAGTGTGCTGGACACGTTATCACTCTTGTTGGTTATGATTCAGATCTAAAGCGCTTTATTTTTAGAAACTCGTGGGGAACGACTTGGGGAAATCAAGGTTATGGAACAATTCCTGAAGAGTATATCGTTAAGCACTGTGAAGTTTGTGAGAATTTAAAATTTTTAGATCAATACAATGCTGAAGAAAAAGAAATGATCTTGAAATCCTCGAGAGGAACTTCTGGAAGCCTTCTGACTTCAGGTAAAGCACAGTAA
- a CDS encoding DUF455 family protein, producing the protein MSKFLSADNFDWSPFNIGTPIKTRPMNTFEGLVDRIRIAAFAERQAYYAFLEAARIFADEVPAELVETWKRIAEEEAKHEGWLLNRLVELKQDVAEMPVSLGLYQSFSKCETARDFALYISDSEERGRIAGLKFAEFLKVNDPETAKIFSDIAEEEIAHVALAKRFE; encoded by the coding sequence ATGAGCAAGTTTTTATCTGCAGACAATTTTGACTGGTCTCCTTTCAATATAGGCACGCCTATTAAGACCAGGCCTATGAATACCTTTGAAGGTCTTGTCGATCGTATTAGGATTGCCGCTTTTGCTGAAAGACAGGCCTATTATGCTTTCTTAGAAGCTGCCAGAATCTTTGCTGATGAAGTTCCTGCTGAGTTAGTTGAAACATGGAAGCGAATTGCTGAAGAAGAAGCAAAACATGAAGGCTGGCTTTTAAATAGACTTGTTGAACTCAAGCAAGATGTTGCAGAAATGCCGGTGAGTCTTGGTCTCTACCAATCATTTTCAAAATGCGAGACGGCCAGAGACTTTGCTCTTTATATCTCAGACTCTGAAGAAAGAGGTCGTATTGCTGGTTTAAAATTTGCTGAGTTCTTGAAAGTTAATGATCCAGAGACTGCCAAAATCTTTTCAGATATTGCCGAAGAAGAAATCGCTCACGTCGCCTTGGCCAAAAGATTCGAGTAG
- a CDS encoding sensor histidine kinase, which translates to MYAFEMLHRDLLLNNLLRLEVVKKGQPATYAFLGFALFSFFYGYGCQEYLFYIKIASVFLCVVSILRFFLYRNILHKGSLTQKEWVSAVILITLNAVGLGIVLGLASFELKLSGPHFIVVTTLLAGLIGASIVSLSFFAILFIPFQSVLLLPQVGIILYYYFSPEHLNFLPLIVLYLMYYFYQLKQFSSYRKDLIQLFTYQIELERKNQELIDNKNIIMDQTVKLIHTSRLAVLGEMSTGIAHEINNPLTIISASVQVLSRLGTSDKLDVEQVIKYSQKIYRSVERISKIVKGLKHFATQSDRIPKESVYIQDILDETTQFCSEHLENLGITLKLEEVPPLQIRCRSIQISQVLINLLKNASDALAKETEEREKWIAINFKQDHEFFYVHISNGGEKIPQVIAEKIFHPFFTTKEKEKGTGLGLSISHTIMKDHGGDLYYDLSNDFFTTFVIKHPVEFN; encoded by the coding sequence ATGTATGCTTTTGAGATGCTTCACAGAGATCTTCTCTTAAATAACCTGCTTCGCCTTGAAGTTGTCAAAAAAGGACAACCCGCGACTTACGCCTTTCTTGGCTTCGCACTCTTTTCATTTTTTTATGGCTATGGATGTCAGGAGTATTTGTTTTATATAAAAATCGCGTCAGTTTTTTTATGTGTTGTAAGCATCCTGAGATTTTTCCTCTATAGAAATATTCTGCATAAAGGATCACTGACTCAAAAAGAATGGGTCTCTGCTGTTATTCTTATCACTTTGAATGCCGTTGGATTGGGCATTGTTTTAGGACTAGCTTCCTTCGAATTAAAATTAAGTGGACCTCATTTTATTGTCGTCACTACTTTGCTCGCAGGACTTATCGGTGCTTCGATCGTCTCTCTTTCTTTTTTTGCGATTTTATTTATTCCATTTCAAAGTGTCCTTCTCCTTCCTCAAGTTGGGATCATTCTTTATTATTATTTTTCTCCAGAGCATTTAAACTTTCTTCCTCTCATCGTCCTTTACCTGATGTACTACTTTTATCAGTTAAAGCAGTTTAGCTCTTACAGAAAAGATCTTATCCAGCTTTTCACTTATCAAATTGAACTCGAAAGAAAGAATCAGGAATTAATTGATAATAAAAATATTATTATGGATCAAACAGTTAAGCTGATTCATACATCGAGACTTGCGGTTCTCGGGGAAATGTCTACGGGAATTGCTCACGAAATCAATAACCCGTTAACAATTATTTCTGCCAGTGTCCAAGTCCTAAGTCGTCTTGGCACAAGTGATAAACTTGATGTTGAGCAAGTTATTAAATACTCACAAAAAATCTATCGTTCAGTAGAGAGAATTTCTAAAATTGTTAAAGGCCTTAAGCATTTTGCGACTCAATCAGACCGCATTCCTAAGGAGAGCGTTTATATTCAAGACATCCTGGATGAAACAACCCAGTTTTGCTCTGAACATTTGGAGAACCTAGGGATTACGTTAAAGCTTGAAGAGGTTCCACCTCTACAGATTCGTTGCCGTTCGATTCAAATATCTCAGGTGTTAATTAATCTTTTAAAGAATGCTTCGGACGCGCTTGCAAAAGAAACAGAAGAGCGTGAAAAATGGATTGCTATTAACTTCAAACAAGATCATGAATTTTTCTATGTTCATATTTCAAATGGTGGTGAGAAAATTCCACAAGTTATCGCTGAGAAAATCTTTCATCCTTTTTTTACGACTAAGGAAAAAGAAAAAGGTACGGGTCTTGGATTATCGATTTCGCACACCATCATGAAAGATCATGGCGGCGATTTATATTATGATTTAAGCAACGACTTCTTTACGACTTTTGTTATTAAACATCCTGTAGAATTTAATTAG